One Microbacterium sp. No. 7 genomic window carries:
- the hpaD gene encoding 3,4-dihydroxyphenylacetate 2,3-dioxygenase, which produces MSLPVTNQEPPFAITRASHVRMQVTDLAASRDFYRDVIGLVVTEETDDAVYFRGWEEVAHHSLVLERGPEAKALQVGLRVRTDEDIVKAENYFTSAGITHERVELPHQGPTLRFVDPVGTHMELTSSMSLVERKHQRFAEFVAGAPQRIDHYQVVTYDVQKATDFWAGLGMRLAEYTAKDGTDELWGSWMEVKGNTHDLVFTNGRGPRLHHFAYTVPDGISLLHAADVAGDLGFGEEIDRGPGRHGISNALFLYLRDPDQHRIELFTTHYQFIDLEDVPMRWDLSNANRAQLWGLPATRRWFFEASEFPGEAVHEPLLIAAPATLEDVLAIH; this is translated from the coding sequence ATGAGCCTGCCAGTCACCAATCAGGAACCCCCCTTCGCCATCACGCGTGCAAGTCATGTACGCATGCAGGTCACCGATCTTGCTGCCTCGCGCGATTTCTACCGCGACGTGATCGGCCTCGTGGTCACGGAAGAGACCGACGACGCCGTCTACTTCCGCGGCTGGGAGGAAGTAGCCCACCACTCGCTCGTGCTCGAACGCGGTCCCGAGGCCAAGGCGCTGCAGGTGGGGCTGCGCGTGCGCACCGACGAGGACATCGTGAAAGCCGAGAACTACTTCACGTCGGCCGGAATCACGCACGAACGCGTCGAGCTTCCTCACCAAGGTCCCACGCTTCGTTTCGTCGATCCGGTGGGCACCCACATGGAACTCACCTCCTCCATGAGCCTCGTCGAGCGCAAGCATCAGCGCTTCGCAGAGTTCGTCGCCGGTGCACCGCAGCGCATCGACCACTACCAGGTGGTCACCTACGACGTGCAGAAGGCCACCGACTTCTGGGCAGGTCTGGGCATGCGCCTGGCGGAGTACACGGCGAAGGACGGCACTGACGAGCTCTGGGGATCGTGGATGGAGGTCAAGGGCAACACCCACGACCTCGTCTTCACGAATGGTCGGGGTCCGCGCCTGCATCACTTCGCCTACACCGTCCCCGATGGCATCTCGCTGCTCCACGCAGCCGATGTCGCCGGCGACCTCGGATTCGGTGAGGAGATCGACCGAGGTCCCGGTCGTCATGGCATCAGCAACGCCCTGTTCCTGTACCTGCGAGACCCTGACCAGCACCGCATCGAACTCTTCACGACGCACTACCAGTTCATCGATCTGGAGGATGTGCCGATGCGCTGGGATCTGTCGAACGCGAACCGCGCTCAGCTGTGGGGCCTTCCGGCAACACGGCGCTGGTTCTTCGAGGCAAGCGAGTTTCCCGGCGAGGCGGTGCACGAGCCACTGCTCATTGCCGCACCGGCCACGTTGGAAGACGTGCTCGCCATCCACTGA
- a CDS encoding FAD-dependent monooxygenase, with translation MQIHYRGYEANDPRIKPAAGFGVDRATDMPDEMDVLVVGTGPAASVVTAQLSRFPSINARVVERRPGRLEVGQADGIQARSVETFQAFGFAGEVIEEAYRNVEMCFWKPDHDDPSIIVRTSRAPDDATGMSEFPHIYVNQSRILDYFLRDAVRAPGRIVPDYGVQFVDCTIDQDAPYPVAARVEYVTGPRAGEMRTVRAKYLVGGDGARSRVRASLGHGLHGEAALHAWGVMDVLANTDFPDIQLKCSIQSHDAGNILLIPREGGYLVRIYVDLGEIDELDGGAVRSTPVEAIIAKANRILHPYSLDVRAVTWWSVYEVAHRIADGFDDVPTDLVGIQTPRAFIMGDACHTHSAKAGQGMNVSIQDGFNLAWKLAAVLEGRAPETLLSTYAAERRVVAQNLIDFDKEWSEMMARPVDSWEDPTELERYYVATLEFPAGFMTQYAPSMITLGTEDHDLAAGFPVGKRFKSAEVIRRADNRWRHLGHFHEADGRWRLYVFADSAAPALSGTPTAEFADWWSTDPASPLVRFTPVGGDSDAVFDTKVIYQQDYTLVEPSAVPNAFKPVKTPLGLIDINQIFAAGHGRDIFRDREISRDGAIVVVRPDQYVAAVLPLSAREELASFFDGHMLTPVETSNPASDQDVPTITIAERTAL, from the coding sequence ATGCAGATCCACTACCGCGGGTACGAGGCGAACGATCCGCGGATCAAACCTGCGGCTGGCTTCGGCGTGGACAGGGCGACTGATATGCCTGACGAGATGGATGTGCTCGTCGTGGGCACCGGTCCCGCCGCATCCGTGGTCACCGCTCAGCTGTCACGCTTCCCGTCTATCAACGCGCGGGTGGTCGAGCGGCGCCCTGGCCGGCTCGAGGTCGGCCAGGCCGACGGCATCCAGGCGCGCTCGGTCGAGACCTTCCAGGCGTTTGGCTTCGCTGGAGAGGTGATCGAAGAGGCCTACCGGAACGTTGAGATGTGCTTCTGGAAGCCCGACCACGACGACCCGAGCATCATCGTTCGGACGTCGCGAGCGCCGGATGATGCGACGGGAATGAGTGAGTTCCCCCACATCTACGTCAACCAGTCCCGCATCCTCGACTACTTTCTCCGCGATGCCGTGCGCGCACCCGGCCGCATCGTCCCCGACTACGGCGTGCAGTTCGTCGACTGCACCATCGACCAGGACGCGCCATACCCGGTCGCCGCACGTGTCGAGTACGTCACGGGGCCTCGCGCGGGTGAGATGCGGACGGTGCGTGCGAAGTACCTCGTTGGCGGCGATGGAGCGCGTAGCCGCGTGCGAGCCTCCCTCGGCCACGGGCTTCATGGCGAGGCCGCACTTCACGCCTGGGGCGTGATGGATGTCCTGGCGAACACCGACTTTCCGGACATCCAGCTCAAGTGCTCCATACAATCCCACGACGCCGGAAACATCCTGCTCATCCCCCGTGAGGGCGGCTACCTTGTGCGCATCTACGTCGACCTCGGCGAGATCGACGAGCTTGACGGTGGGGCCGTCCGCTCGACCCCGGTCGAGGCGATCATCGCGAAGGCCAATCGCATCCTCCATCCATACTCGCTCGACGTGCGCGCAGTCACATGGTGGTCCGTCTATGAGGTCGCGCACCGCATCGCGGACGGCTTCGATGACGTACCGACCGATCTCGTCGGCATCCAGACGCCCCGCGCATTCATCATGGGCGACGCCTGCCACACGCACTCTGCCAAGGCAGGACAGGGCATGAACGTGTCGATCCAGGACGGCTTCAACCTGGCTTGGAAGCTCGCTGCCGTGCTCGAGGGGCGTGCCCCCGAGACGCTGTTGTCCACTTATGCCGCCGAGCGCAGAGTCGTCGCGCAGAACCTCATCGACTTCGACAAGGAATGGTCAGAGATGATGGCTCGTCCGGTCGACTCATGGGAAGACCCGACCGAGCTCGAGCGCTACTACGTCGCGACACTCGAGTTTCCTGCCGGATTCATGACGCAGTATGCGCCCTCGATGATCACCCTCGGCACCGAGGATCATGACCTTGCGGCCGGCTTCCCGGTCGGGAAGCGATTCAAGTCCGCCGAAGTCATCCGGCGCGCCGACAACCGGTGGCGTCATCTCGGCCACTTCCATGAGGCGGACGGCCGCTGGCGCCTCTACGTCTTCGCCGACTCCGCAGCGCCGGCCCTCTCCGGGACGCCCACGGCCGAGTTCGCGGATTGGTGGTCGACCGACCCCGCCTCCCCGCTCGTTCGGTTCACGCCCGTCGGCGGCGACTCCGACGCCGTCTTCGACACCAAGGTGATCTATCAACAGGACTACACGCTCGTCGAGCCCAGTGCCGTGCCCAATGCCTTCAAGCCGGTGAAGACGCCCTTGGGGCTCATCGACATCAACCAGATCTTTGCGGCGGGGCACGGCCGTGACATCTTCCGCGACCGCGAGATCAGTCGGGACGGCGCGATCGTCGTCGTGCGTCCTGACCAGTACGTCGCCGCAGTTTTGCCCCTGAGCGCGCGAGAGGAACTCGCGTCCTTCTTCGACGGACACATGCTCACCCCAGTCGAAACGAGCAACCCCGCGTCTGACCAAGACGTACCCACCATAACCATCGCTGAAAGGACAGCGCTATGA